A stretch of DNA from Orcinus orca chromosome 3, mOrcOrc1.1, whole genome shotgun sequence:
CCGAATGATACttgattttcaatttttctgCCCCTTTTATAATTTACTTCAATGATTATGCTAAATTtagaattcaaatttaaaatgtgaacaatatctttattttaatataacttttGTGTGCATAGAAACCATATAAGTAAAAAAGTGTAAGAATACATAGGTGATTATattacaaaagggagaaaaactaatGTCTGAATATTGCATTCTGGATAGAGTTCCAGGTATATATATAGTAAAGCTTTAAAGAAACCTATTTCTTAAGCTGAGCAGCTGACCCACCTCAGGGCAATGCTCTCTCCTCACAACCTTAGTATTTTTTGCCAAAAGGCCCAGATTTGAGTAAAGGGGAGCACCGTGAGCGCAGGATCCGGGCATAAGGGCTGTAGTCTGTTGAGCTTTGGCAGGTGGGTGTTCGGGGCAGTAAGTTACGaagaaatggtttcttccctGGGGGCTGTTGGTTTGGTTGCTGGTTTTCCTGGTTGGCACCGAGGCGCTTTTTGGTAGAAGCCTGGCCTTGGAGTTTCAGCACAGTATGATACTGCTCCGCGATGCATGCTGCCTTCTTCCGAAGGTCCAGTTTTACTAGCATCATGTTATTCTGCAGCTCAGCCAGGGTCTGATCCTAAGGAAGATCAACAAAGTTATAGAAAACATTTCTGTCTAATCTATTAGAGAAACAGGAGGGCAAGGTAATACACACTATCCACTACTAGTTACTAAAACTGCTTTTTACAAAGATTAACTCTTTATGGTCAGAGCTTTTAACTGAATAGGAGGGTATTTTCTTTAAGACCCAAACAAATAGCACTGAATAGAAGGACCTTTTCTAACACATCAGGTGGTATGAGCTTGAATGATTTTACCTAACCTCCAAGAGCCTCAGTTCCTAGGTATCAAATAAGCCTaggatggtgttttttttttcacatttgaatACATCTGGAATCAGGATGCATTTACTGATGACAGTGTCATAGCTTAATTGTTAGTGTTTTGTCTTACAATTAATTGTTTCTTATAATCTAAGCATCTTGGATGAAATATGATAGTATCTACCTCTCTAGGGTTGTTATATAACAGAAAAAGCCTACAAATTACTTAACATAATGCCTTGTACTTAGTGAATGGTTATTTTGCAAGGAAGAGAAACTCCCCTCACTATAAGATTAGCCTAAAAATCTttacctttctctttctcacgTATACTCTGAAGTGGGCTGATGGGAGAAAGTAGTATATAGGCTTCCCTAACCTGTTTGATTAAGATGTCATCACATGTGGCCAAGGCTTGGCGAAGTTTTCCTGCTCCAGTGCTGTGGCAACAGGCTCTTTCTGCTGACTGGAGAGACTCACCAAGTTTCTGAAGCTCTGTCCGCAGCAGCCTTATATTCTGAAAAAGGAGGAGTAGGAACCAAATTGTGGCCAAGATCAACCAGTGATCTGGAGGAGTCGGAGAACCATTTGAAGAGAAGTAAAACTAGAAAGGCTAGTCATTTGAATGAGGTAGCCATTCTCTAGGACTGCAGAGAAAACATCTTGTCCTCATATGAACCAGGGATATAGTGTTGGAAATTGCCTTAGGTGAGAGCTTTGGTAACAGAGAAAGGTAATTACCTTCTGGCCCTCCTCTAACTTCTTGTCCACATCAACGATGAAGGGCTTGGCTGAGGGTGGTGgttctaacattttctgatatttctGCAGCTctgagagaaggaaacaaaaaccttACATGTGTAGGCTTTCTAGCCTTGGACTTATCTCTTTAACTGAATTAACAGTAGCTTGCAGCAAACATAACAAGTGATGCTGTGTGCATCCTAGGATGAAAGGTCAGGGGGATGTAGCTTGGAGTTAAGGAAATTATGTTGGAGCTGGCACCAGAAGGCCCAAGTTTGAAGAACAGCTTTTCCCTGAAACTTATGCTTCCTGCCCTGTCTCCTTCCTCACCTTCAGTGGTGGAGTTTAGCTCTGCTTTGCATTGTTGCAGTTTAGCTTTAATCTCCTGGAGCTGCTGGGTGGAGGCAGAAGCCGCCAACCTTTGTGACCGCCGTAGGGACAGTTCTGACACTGATTGTTGATGGGCCACTGGCtgctgtctggcttccttcaagaGAGCTTCTAGCTCTTCAATCTTCTCATCCCGCTCCTAAGAAGGAAGCAGAGAGCACAATTCCATTCAGAGTCAGACGAACCCTACAGGAATAGATGACTGAACAATGAACAAAAATTTCCGTGATACATGGGCCTCAAAATCCTGTTTGTTAGCACTTACACCATTTCCTGGCCAATCAAACTCTTAATCAATTAATCAAACATAGACTGACAAGTACAAAGCACTAAGGAGACTATAGAAAGGTGAATTACATATTCCTACCCCTATGAGAGTTTATATAATCTGTTTATCTCAGGCAAGTAGCGATGGGAATCTGAGCAGCTAGTTGGGACTGATTTAGGGCAACTCACCTGAAGTTCTTCTTGGTAAAAACTTGTCAGTGATTCCTTGAGGATCGTTAGTTTCTCTTCATACATTTCCTCTAGTAGTTCCTTTTGGGTGTCCAAATGTTCACTgtcagaggagaagagagaagtgaGTGAAGATTCTGAGGAGTGAGCTTGGAGAGCAGATCTTGAGGCACTACTCCATCCTAGTCTCTGCTTCCCACCATCAGGTCTAAGTGACAGAACAAGAGGGGTTACTCAGCTGGTACCTGCACCACTGTTCCCGCTGTTGCATCTGTTCCACCATCTCATTGCAAATTTCATCACGGAGCTGCATCTCCAGCCTCAACTTTTCCTGCCGTTCTTTCAAAAGCAGTGCTTTCATGGCTCCCACCACCTGTAGAAGCTCCTAGGAGGGAAACACAGGTCAGAGGTCACTAGAAGCCCATGCCCTAAAAAGGCACAGGCCCACCTGGAAGGTAGCATGGAAAATGTATCGCCATCAAGCTGCTGCACCAAAGCTTTCTTGCATTCTCACCTCCTTGCCATATGTGGAGATGTCAACTTCATTTTCAATATCATCATCAAGGCATGGGTCTGTTTTAGCTCCAGTCTCTAAGCTGGGAGATGCCCGCAGACTGTGTTCCTTGATGAATGAATGTAGCGATGGGAATCCCAGTTGCACAGGTGGAGCATGCACAAGCTAGTGAGGGGGAAAAATCTTAACTGAATCCATTACTAGTCCCTAGTAGCTTCCTTAAGTACAGGTACCAGCCCAAAGTGAGCACAGTCATCACACCTATAGCTTCTCACCTGGCTAGTAATGGCTGAGAACTTGGCCACATGAAGGGTCTCATCATAGGTAGATGCACAGGGATTCACATTGACAATCATGCAGGAGCGGCCTCGGCCTGTGAAGAAGCCTTGGAACACTCGAGTCAACTTGCTGTCACGGAAGGGAACCAGGTTCTGCTTTGACCTGGCAGGGAATCAGAGAATAGAGCTGTGAGCAGAACTCCAGCCCTTGGGGGTATCCTAGCACTAGCCCCAGTGATGACCAGGAAGTCTCTTAGCAAACTGCAGAGCTCCAGGCCATCCTGGCTTGCAGTGAAAAGCTTACCGGTTCTGCTGGTTTTGGCGCAGGGCAGTAATACAGCGGCCCAAGGTGTGCAGAGAAGTGTTAATGTTTCCCGCTTCCTTCAGGCGCTCACCACTCTTTTGATCTTTGCAGCGCTCAGAACCAGCCAGATCACAGAGTGATAACCTTGAATGATGGACAGGATCTGACATAAGGATCCCACATGTTATGAGCTTTCTAGCCCTTTGTATAGTTTTAGGGAGGGGAGGACCCATGAAGAATCTCTGTACCCAAGGAAGGAGAGCATGAATCTAACGGAAGTAATTCCCCTGAGGACCACTCTCGTCCCCTCCCCCAATTACCATTTATGGCCAAGAACCCAAATTTCTAAATGGAAAAACTTACTCGCTAATCTTGGGGATTATATCCCCTTCCCCCTGAAGGTGCAGGATCCGGACTGAGAAGATGCTATGACTGGAAgttaagaaagagagaaaagtcaCTGCATATCTTCTGTGACCAGGTGGAGGACTAATGTTTTCTGGAACACACTGAAAGAAAGGCTGACTCATAACCCACCAACCTGCGGCTGGAGTTCTGGTTCAGGTGGGTGCTGGCAAAGCTCTGGTTTTTACGACCCACTTTCAGGAGTTTCCAGGCCTCCTCAGCATCCTGAACGTGAATCCAATTGAGATCTGAGAGGCCAAGGAAAGAAGGGCATACATAAGAGGGAAGCACCTAACTCTTTTCCTAGTCTCTCCCAAGGTCCCCTCCAGGGTTCATGCCAGCCTCCCTGCTTTCCCATACCTTTCACGTAGGGATTGCCATTCTGATCCTCACACAGCCGCAGTGTCTGCCTCTTGCGCTGCTGGCTATGTGGTTCTAACAGGTCATAAAGCAGTTCATTGTAGATCTCAAAGAAGGAGATCCAGATGGAGAAGCGAACATCTGCAGGGACACTTACTGGGGCAGTGTCTGGCTGTGCCCATTGGTGACTCGTTTCTGGGGAAGAAGCCAATGTACAGAGCATCAACTCAAGAGTAGTCCATCTCCCCTTTGGCCTGCAGGGGCCTCAGAAGGTGAAGCTCAGGTTGCAACCTCTGGTCTGTACCCCTGGAAGTTTTGGGGAGTAGAGAATAAGTTCCTACTGTTACTTGGCACAGAGCCCAGTCATGGTACATACCATCCAGCTGGCTACTGCTGGTAAACTGACTGGTGGAGGAGAGCCCAGCAATGCCACTGTCAAAGCTGGTGCTGGTACCCATCCGACTTTCAATGTAGACATTCTTCTTCAAGGAGGTGGACAGCTCCTCCTGGAGGAGTCCAGGGATAACATAAGCACAAAACTTTCTGGAGATTTTgtcccccatccctgcctctgtGAACACCAACACTTTACCTCTTGGAGGCCTCCATTTAGCAGGGCTAGTTTCTTCAATTCCTCCTGCCGGATCTGCTTGCTGTCTAGCCACATTACCTCGTtggagagcacaggcttcagatcAGGTGTTGGATGAAGTTGGCCTTGGAGACTATTGAAAATCAGAGCCAGGGACCGGGGCAGGATCCCACCATCCTTGATGGTACCTGGAGGCATGTGAAAGGTGGACAGCTGTAGTAAGTGCTGTTCCCCAACTCAGAGCATCAAAAGGCAAAGACAGTCAGCAGTTCTGTGAGGCCTATTACTCACCTTGAATTGTGTGGGTTTTCCCTGAGTTGGTGACTCCATATGTATAGATGAGCCAGTTCTGTCCTTTAAGTACATCCTTGACCATCTCCTTCACAGTCAGGTTGAAGAAACATTCCTGGCCCACTTCTGGCCCAAAGATCTAGAGACATACCCAATTTCTCAGAGGCCCATCCTTCGTTTCCCACTTTTCTCTGTGCAGAGCCAGTAGAGATACATCCCTTCCTGGGTGGTTGGCTCTGGAGACTACTCAAGCAACTTCTTCCTGCATTGCTGCCAGCTGCTGCCTAAATACTCTCTGCCAGTCCATTTTTCATCCAAATCAACAAATACTTATGGAATGCTATCCACTAAGTCCAATGCTGCACACAAAATGGAACAACATAATGGTCACAAGCATGGGCTTGGGAGATAGATGGATCTACACTCAAGTCCTAACTCTACCAATGACTAGCTACATGGCTTCAGCAACATTATACTCACCGAGCCACAGTATCCTTACCAGGAAATTAGGgacaatgatgataataataacaatagagtTGTTGGGAATTAATGCACATACAGTACTCGACACACTGACTAGCACATAACAAGGGTCCCCCAGATTGTAGACCTGCATATATAAGGAGTCACAGTCAAGTAAAAAGCTTTCCTTCTAAAGAGGGAATAAAGTTGCCCCTAGGTATTGGTTCCTTGTTCACATGTCAGTAACTCCATACCTGGGAAAAGGTGAATCTGTGGGTGGCCTGTCCAATTCCTCGCTCATTGCTCTTCTGGGCAAAAGAGTCCTTGGGTGCCTGTAGGGCAAGGGTCTCTATATTCTCAATACGGACACAACCCTGAGAAGGGGGAAAACACAGTTGTCACAGAAGGAAACATTCCTGGGAACCTCTACTGTGCTGTATCATTCCACCTTGAATCCTCCCTCCTCAGAAACTTACCTGATCCTCCTGTCGTTCTAACTCTGAAGATAACAAGGGCCTGACCCTCAGGTATACTTTCAccttctctgtactatcttcagATGGAACCTGTGGCAGAATtccaggccaatatcacagattAATCTCAACAGTTACTTCTGAGCAGATGGGCAAATATAGCATATTTCCTGGGAATCATGCTAACACTACCTCTATTCCACCTCATATGACTCTGTGCTATTACTTGGGTTCCATAATCATTCCAACCCACATGGAGTTTTTCAGTACTTAATcacccttccttgtctcttcacTATCCTGAAAACTTGGCTTACCACAGAGTATCTGAGTCAGAACTAGTTAACTGGTATGAAAATCAGTGTGTGATATAGCAAAAGACAGTAGTTAAGCACCCTGAAGGCAGACATACCTGAATTTGAGTCCCAATTTCATCATTTAGTAACTATGAGATCTTGAACAagttctttaaattcttttcacctcagtttcctcatctgtagagtggGGTTAATAATAGCACCCACCacgttcattcaacagatatttagagATCTGTCTACTCTGGCCCAGAAATTCTAAGAGCTCTGGTAGTCCACAGTGAAGAACATTAACAAGGCTCCTGCTCTCATGAAACTTCTACAAAAGGGGAGACTTCTGAGTAGAGTTGTTCTCAACCATGGCCATTTCCCTTTCAAGGGACATTTAGTAATGTCAGGACAGGTTTCCcggttgtcacaaatggtaagcagctactgacatctagtgggtagaggccaggaatgctgcttAACGTCTTACAACGCACAGGACGGCCCTgtataacaaagaattatctggccccaaatatcAATAATGCTGCAGCTGAGAAACCTCAGCTCAGCAGAAAGAAAAGCTCCTTAAATGGAAGCTGTGGTTGATATTAAAACCTGAATTTACATTCCACCTACTTAATGGCAATATGACCTTgtgcaaattatttaaaatgtctggGACTCATGGCGAAGAAGACACAACAATTGCCTTCCCTCATAGGATTAACTGAGAGTATGCATTTGAGGATGTTTCGTTAATGCAATGCAATTAATAGTTTTCTTATGGACACACAACTGTACATTTTTTACTTGTCATGCTCTTAATTTTGAGTTGATCCCTCAAACCCTAGGATTGCTGGATTTTTTATCTCATGCTACTCTGTATGGACAACTAGTAGGCTAAGGATATCACTTTCTGTGCCCAAGCCACTCTTCAACTCCTTTACCTGCTGCTTGTCTTCCAGGGAGGTGGAGATGACAGAGCAGTCTGACAGCAGGTCCTTGCGTACCACAGATCCCAAATCTGCAGCTGTGGACTCAAACATGGGGGAGACTACGACCTCCTCATCCGACAGCAAGCCGGCTGGTGGAGAAAGGATCCCTTGCGACATTTCAGCAGGGGCAGTTTAGGTCTAAAAAGAGACGAGAGTGGGTAGAGAGGAGAACCTTAAGGGATAAAAGGGGCGGCAAATTCTGGGTAAGAAACAATTCCCTGGCCCCAGGACAATCTAGTCTCGCTGCCTGAATTCTTACTCCCTTTTCCCTTAAACTACCAGCAAAGGGGAAGGGAATGAGAGAAAGAGTTAATCATTTAATCCAATCTGAGGCAGCATTTCGGACTGCGAACAGGAATGAACAGATATCCGGCTCCGAAAGCATAAGGCCACGCTCCAAGTAGGGTGCCTCGCTCAACGGTGTCGTGGAGGCGGTGTCAGTAGCCCTAGGCTCCTGCTCCAACCTCGCCCCCCAGGCCCACAGTGAGGACAgtggtattaagaaaaaaagggatggCGGCAGTTCCGCTTTCTGAAAGCCGAATCCGCCAGGGCAAAAGCAAGTACCTCAGCTGGGCTCAAGCACAGCCGCACACTCACCCGAAGACGCCACACTTCTACGGTACCGTCTCACTCTCACTCCGCGGCCGAACCTGGACTTTCCTAGCCTGAGAGCACAACTCCGCCCACGAGGTGCACCTTTGTTACTGATACAATGTTTTAAATTACGCGCTGCTTTCGTTCAGCGAATCAGATAG
This window harbors:
- the KIF20A gene encoding kinesin-like protein KIF20A is translated as MSQGILSPPAGLLSDEEVVVSPMFESTAADLGSVVRKDLLSDCSVISTSLEDKQQVPSEDSTEKVKVYLRVRPLLSSELERQEDQGCVRIENIETLALQAPKDSFAQKSNERGIGQATHRFTFSQIFGPEVGQECFFNLTVKEMVKDVLKGQNWLIYTYGVTNSGKTHTIQGTIKDGGILPRSLALIFNSLQGQLHPTPDLKPVLSNEVMWLDSKQIRQEELKKLALLNGGLQEEELSTSLKKNVYIESRMGTSTSFDSGIAGLSSTSQFTSSSQLDETSHQWAQPDTAPVSVPADVRFSIWISFFEIYNELLYDLLEPHSQQRKRQTLRLCEDQNGNPYVKDLNWIHVQDAEEAWKLLKVGRKNQSFASTHLNQNSSRSHSIFSVRILHLQGEGDIIPKISELSLCDLAGSERCKDQKSGERLKEAGNINTSLHTLGRCITALRQNQQNRSKQNLVPFRDSKLTRVFQGFFTGRGRSCMIVNVNPCASTYDETLHVAKFSAITSQLVHAPPVQLGFPSLHSFIKEHSLRASPSLETGAKTDPCLDDDIENEVDISTYGKEELLQVVGAMKALLLKERQEKLRLEMQLRDEICNEMVEQMQQREQWCSEHLDTQKELLEEMYEEKLTILKESLTSFYQEELQERDEKIEELEALLKEARQQPVAHQQSVSELSLRRSQRLAASASTQQLQEIKAKLQQCKAELNSTTEELQKYQKMLEPPPSAKPFIVDVDKKLEEGQKNIRLLRTELQKLGESLQSAERACCHSTGAGKLRQALATCDDILIKQDQTLAELQNNMMLVKLDLRKKAACIAEQYHTVLKLQGQASTKKRLGANQENQQPNQQPPGKKPFLRNLLPRTPTCQSSTDYSPYARILRSRCSPLLKSGPFGKKY